A section of the Babylonia areolata isolate BAREFJ2019XMU chromosome 31, ASM4173473v1, whole genome shotgun sequence genome encodes:
- the LOC143275775 gene encoding LOW QUALITY PROTEIN: 52 kDa repressor of the inhibitor of the protein kinase-like (The sequence of the model RefSeq protein was modified relative to this genomic sequence to represent the inferred CDS: inserted 2 bases in 1 codon) yields MCDDLCLFVKKPNKHWTKAAVEMKKQQQSWYNKDAMIKAESFIASMKDPTKVIGVQVNEMCTQRIKDNRAVLSSVIKAVLFCGRNGLPLRGHRNDGHGXKDNHSNFNALICFCIGFGDTVLQQHLESSLPGKGQATYVSKTTQNNIIKLISDSIRDTLLAELNEAKHFSLLADEVTEVANWEQLAVILRYADLSQVEDIMGQGYDGGSNMAGKFKGVQARIAELSNKPVYFHCTAHCLNWNILKACDVQSVHMFGTMKELSLFFALSPNRQRYLEQVLAPCDITNKRKPVDLCRTRWIETHNAFETLTNLFPSKMNDLHLNGLALMRLHRETEVDTEATADTSAAKFKMRMATQLPRHL; encoded by the exons ATGTGCGATGACCTCTGCCTTTTTGTGAAGAAGCCTAACAAGCACTGGACCAAGGCAGCTGTGGAAATGaagaaacaacagcagtcatGGTACAATAAAGATGCCATGATTAAGGCTGAGTCATTCATTGCAAGCATGAAAGATCCAACAAAAGTGATCGGTGTCCAGGTGAATGAAATGTGCACTCAGAGGATCAAGGACAACAGGGCAGTTCTGAGTAGTGTCATCAAGGCAGTCCTTTTTTGTGGCAGGAACGGTCTTCCTCTGCGAGGTCACAGGAATGACGGACATGG TAAAGACAATCACAGCAACTTTAATGCCCTTATCTGTTTCTGCATTGGTTTTGGAGACACAGTTCTTCAACAGCATCTGGAGTCCTCTCTTCCTGGCAAGGGTCAAGCCACTTACGTCAGCAAGACAACCCAGAATAACATCATAAAACTCATTAGTGACTCCATAAGAGACACACTACTTGCCGAATTGAATGAGGCAAAACACTTCTCTCTTCTTGCTGACGAGGTGACTGAAGTAGCCAACTGGGAACAGCTTGCAGTTATCTTGCGCTATGCAGACTTGTCCCAA GTTGAAGACATCATGGGCCAGGGCTACGATGGAGGCTCCAATATGGCTGGCAAGTTCAAAGGAGTGCAGGCAAGGATCGCAGAACTGAGTAACAAGCCTGTGTACTTTCACTGCACAGCCCACTGCCTCAACTGGAACATCTTGAAAGCCTGTGATGTGCAGAGTGTCCACATGTTCGGGACAATGAAGGaactttctctcttctttgcaCTCTCTCCGAACAGGCAGCGCTACTTGGAGCAAGTGTTAGCGCCATGTGACATCACTAACAAGCGAAAACCTGTTGACCTGTGTCGCACCCGCTGGATTGAAACTCACAATGCATTTGAAACCCTGACCAACCTATTCCC ATCAAAAATGAATGATCTTCACCTGAATGGACTGGCCCTCATGAGACTCCACAGGGAAACTGAGGTGGACACAGAAGCAACTGCAGACACATCTGCGGCAAAATTTAAGATGCGAATGGCAACACAGCTGCCTCGCCACCTTTAG